From Scatophagus argus isolate fScaArg1 chromosome 10, fScaArg1.pri, whole genome shotgun sequence, a single genomic window includes:
- the LOC124066028 gene encoding histone H2B 1/2-like, with product MPETLKAPKKGSKKAVSKASKTGKKKRRPRKESYAIYVYKVLKQVHPDTGISSKAMGIMNSFVSDIFERIAGEASRLAHYNKRSTITSREIQTAVRLLLPGELAKHAVSEGTKAVTKYTSSK from the coding sequence ATGCCTGAAACCCTGAAAGCACCGAAGAAGGGCTCGAAGAAAGCCGTGTCTAAAGCCAGCAAGACCggcaagaagaagaggaggcccAGGAAGGAGAGCTACGCCATCTACGTGTACAAGGTCCTGAAGCAGGTCCACCCTGACACCGGGATCTCCTCTAAAGCTATGGGCATCATGAACTCCTTTGTGAGCGACATCTTTGAACGCATCGCCGGCGAGGCCTCCCGTCTGGCTCACTACAACAAGAGATCCACCATCACGTCCAGGGAGATCCAGACCGCCGTCCGCCTGCTGCTGCCCGGGGAGCTGGCCAAGCACGCCGTGTCCGAGGGCACCAAGGCCGTCACCAAGTACACCAGCTCCAAGTAA
- the LOC124066027 gene encoding histone H2A-like, which translates to MSGRGKTGGKARAKAKTRSSRAGLQFPVGRVHRLLRKGNYAERVGAGAPVYLAAVLEYLTAEILELAGNAARDNKKTRIIPRHLQLAVRNDEELNKLLGGVTIAQGGVLPNIQAVLLPKKTDKPGKTK; encoded by the coding sequence ATGAGCGGACGAGGTAAAACAGGCGGAAAAGCCAGAGCCAAGGCCAAGACCCGCTCCTCCCGTGCCGGGCTGCAGTTCCCGGTCGGTCGTGTCCACAGGCTGCTGAGGAAGGGGAACTATGCGGAGCGTGTGGGTGCCGGCGCCCCCGTCTACCTGGCGGCTGTGCTGGAGTACCTGACCGCTGAGATCCTGGAGCTGGCTGGAAACGCCGCCCGCGACAACAAGAAGACCAGGATCATCCCCCGTCACCTGCAGCTGGCCGTCCGCAACGACGAGGAGCTCAACAAGCTGCTGGGCGGAGTGACCATCGCTCAGGGCGGCGTGCTGCCCAACATCCAGGCCGTCCTGCTGCCCAAGAAGACCGACAAGCCCG
- the LOC124066026 gene encoding histone H3 has translation MARTKQTARKSTGGKAPRKQLATKAARKSAPATGGVKKPHRYRPGTVALREIRRYQKSTELLIRKLPFQRLVREIAQDFKTDLRFQSSAVMALQEASEAYLVGLFEDTNLCAIHAKRVTIMPKDIQLARRIRGERA, from the coding sequence ATGGCAAGAACCAAGCAGACAGCCCGTAAGTCCACCGGCGGCAAAGCCCCCCGGAAGCAGCTGGCCACCAAGGCCGCCCGTAAGAGCGCCCCGGCCACCGGCGGAGTGAAGAAGCCTCACCGCTACAGGCCCGGCACTGTGGCTCTGAGGGAGATCCGCCGCTACCAGAAGTCCACCGAGCTGCTGATCCGCAAGCTGCCCTTCCAGCGCCTGGTCAGGGAGATCGCTCAGGACTTCAAGACCGACCTGCGCTTCCAGAGCTCCGCCGTCATGGCTCTGCAGGAGGCCAGCGAGGCCTACCTGGTCGGCCTGTTCGAGGACACCAACCTGTGCGCCATCCACGCCAAGAGGGTCACCATCATGCCCAAAGACATCCAGCTGGCCCGCCGTATCCGCGGAGAGAGGGCTTAA